The following coding sequences lie in one Sorghum bicolor cultivar BTx623 chromosome 6, Sorghum_bicolor_NCBIv3, whole genome shotgun sequence genomic window:
- the LOC8072282 gene encoding pectin acetylesterase 7 — MAASRAWLARATAAAVLGFVLVVASAEAASGDVEMVFLKAAVAKGAVCLDGSPPVYHFSPGSGSGADNWVVHMEGGGWCRNPDECAVRKGNFRGSSKFMRPLSFSGILGGSQKSNPDFYNWNRIKVRYCDGSSFTGDVEAVDTAKNLHYRGFRVWRAIMDDLLTVRGMNKAKYALLSGCSAGGLAAILHCDRFRDLFPATTKVKCFSDAGYFFDGKDISGNYYARSIYKNVVNLHGSAKNLPASCTSKQPELCMFPQYVVPTMRTPLFILNAAYDSWQVKNVLAPSPADPKKTWAQCKLDIKSCSPSQLTTLQNFRTDFLAALPKTPSVGMFIDSCNAHCQSGSQDTWLADGSPTVNKTQIGKAVGDWYFDREVSRQIDCPYPCNPTCKNREDD; from the exons ATGGCGGCGTCCCGGGCATGGCTGGCCCgtgccacggcggcggcggtgctggGTTTCGTCCTGGTGGTGGCGTCAGCTGAGGCGGCATCGGGGGACGTGGAGATGGTGTTCCTCAAGGCCGCAGTGGCCAAAGGTGCAG TGTGCTTGGACGGCAGCCCACCGGTTTACCACTTCTCTCCCGGCTCTGGTTCTGGCGCCGATaactgggtggttcacatggAG GGAGGAGGGTGGTGCAGGAATCCTGATGAATGTGCAGTCCGGAAGGGCAACTTCAGGGGCTCCTCCAAATTTATGAGACCACTCTCATTTTCAGGGATATTAGGCGGCAGCCAAAAATCCAATCCTG ATTTCTACAACTGGAATAGAATAAAGGTCAGATACTGTGATGGTTCATCATTTACTGGTGACGTTGAGGCTGTGGACACT GCGAAAAATCTCCATTACAGAGGGTTCAGAGTTTGGCGTGCCATCATGGATGATCTACTTACTGTGAGGGGAATGAACAAGGCAAAATAC GCTCTTCTTTCTGGATGTTCAGCCGGGGGTCTAGCAGCAATACTACATTGTGATAGGTTCCGTGATCTGTTTCCAGCGACAACAAAGGTCAAGTGTTTTTCTGATGCTGGATATTTTTTCGATGG GAAGGATATCTCTGGGAACTATTACGCCAGGTCAATCTATAAGAACGTTGTGAATCTACAT GGATCAGCCAAAAATTTACCAGCTTCATGTACCTCAAAGCAACCTGAGCTG TGTATGTTCCCACAGTACGTAGTACCGACAATGCGTACACCATTGTTCATACTTAATGCAGCCTATGATTCATGGCAG GTCAAGAACGTCCTAGCACCTAGTCCAGCTGATCCGAAGAAGACTTGGGCCCAATGCAAACTTGATATCAAGAGCTGCTCCCCCAGCCAACTCACAACCTTGCAGA ATTTCAGGACAGACTTTCTGGCAGCACTTCCTAAAACTCCATCTGTAGGCATGTTCATCGACTCATGCAATGCTCATTGCCAATCAGGATCTCAAGATACATGGCTAGCCGATGGTTCTCCCACGGTTAATAAGACG CAAATTGGCAAGGCAGTGGGGGACTGGTACTTCGACAGGGAGGTCTCTCGGCAGATTGATTGCCCGTATCCCTGCAACCCAACTTGCAAGAACCGTGAGGATGACTGA
- the LOC8063926 gene encoding pentatricopeptide repeat-containing protein At3g22150, chloroplastic yields the protein MRRYAEAASCHATARGRGVTATRQRHRLMSPAPRCSVSLPPPPTNASTTSTSGGGGGMKAQRHPTASQVRRLCKQGRLDGARRLLLDALPRPPPPPLYNALLIAYVARSLPEHALRLYALLNHAARPAPRSDHYTYSCALTACARTRRLRLGKSVHAHLLRRARSLPDTAVLRNSLLNLYASCMRYRGDGGVDVVRRLFDVMPKRNAVSWNTLFGWYVKTGRPQEALELFARMLEDGIKPTPVSFVNVFPAVAKEDPSWSFVLYGLLVKHGREYVNDLFVVSSAIAMFSELGDLQSAWRVFEYTAKKNTEVWNTMITGYVQNGKFAEAMDLVIRLMGSKEVPLDVVTFLSALTAASQSQDGRLGQQLHGYLIKGTHATLPVILGNALVVMYSRCGNVQTAFKLFDRLPEKDIVSWNTMVTAFVQNDFDLEGLLLVYQMQKSCFAADSVTLTAVLSAASNTGDLQIGKQAHGYLVRRGIEDEGLESYLIDMYAKSGRIEIAQRVFDDYGNVKRDEVTWNAMIAGYTQSGQPEQAILTFRAMLQASLEPTSVTLASVLPACDPLGGGLCAGKQIHCFALRRCLDTNVFVGTALVDMYSKCGEISTAEHVFAVMIEKSTVSYTTMISGLGQHGFGERALSLFYYMQEKGLKPDGVTFLAAISACNYSGLVDEGLALYRSMETFGVAVTPQHRCCIVDMLAKAGRVEEAYEFVQELGEEGNFISIWGSLLVSCKAQDKQELVNLATERLLCIEKKYGHAGYNVLLSHIFAAEGNWSSADSLRKEMRLRGLRKMAGSSWIKVQDAALQSSPKNDHEYSLLHGG from the coding sequence ATGAGGCGATATGCGGAAGCTGCAAGCTGCCATGCTACTGCGAGAGGGAGAGGAGTCACCGCAACGCGCCAGCGCCACCGTCTGATGTCTCCTGCTCCCCGCTGCTCCGTCTCGCTCCCTCCGCCTCCTACTAATGCCTCCACTACCAGCACcagcggcggcgggggcgggaTGAAGGCGCAGCGGCACCCGACGGCGTCGCAGGTGAGGCGGCTGTGCAAACAGGGCCGCCTGGACGGCGCGCGGCGGCTGCTCCTCGACGCGCtcccgcgcccgccgccgccgccgctctacAACGCGCTCCTCATCGCCTACGTGGCCCGCTCCCTCCCGGAACACGCGCTGCGGCTCTACGCGCTCCTCAACCACGCCGCGCGCCCCGCGCCACGCTCCGACCACTACACCTACTCCTGCGCGCTCACCGCCTGTGCCCGCACCCGCCGCCTCCGCCTAGGGAAATCAGTCCACGCGCATCTCCTCCGCCGCGCGCGCTCGCTGCCCGACACCGCGGTGCTCCGCAACTCGCTCCTCAACCTCTACGCCTCCTGCATGCGGTACCGAGGCGACGGCGGCGTCGACGTCGTCCGCAGGCTGTTCGACGTGATGCCCAAGCGGAACGCGGTTTCCTGGAACACACTGTTCGGTTGGTACGTCAAGACCGGACGTCCCCAGGAAGCTCTGGAGCTGTTCGCGCGTATGCTGGAGGATGGCATCAAGCCCACGCCGGTCAGCTTCGTCAATGTCTTCCCCGCAGTGGCCAAGGAAGATCCCAGCTGGTCCTTTGTGCTCTACGGCCTACTTGTGAAGCATGGGAGGGAATATGTCAATGATCTCTTCGTTGTCAGCTCGGCCATCGCGATGTTCTCTGAACTTGGGGATTTGCAGTCAGCTTGGAGGGTGTTTGAGTACACTGCCAAGAAGAACACCGAGGTTTGGAACACGATGATCACTGGGTACGTGCAGAATGGGAaatttgctgaagctatggatCTCGTTATCCGGTTAATGGGATCTAAAGAGGTTCCATTGGATGTCGTGACCTTCTTGTCAGCACTCACGGCAGCATCACAGTCCCAGGATGGCAGGTTGGGTCAGCAGCTGCATGGCTACTTGATCAAAGGAACTCACGCCACTTTGCCAGTGATACTTGGTAATGCACTGGTTGTAATGTACTCGAGATGTGGCAATGTCCAAACTGCCTTTAAGCTCTTTGACCGCTTACCAGAGAAGGACATTGTTTCTTGGAACACCATGGTCACTGCTTTTGTGCAGAACGATTTTGATTTGGAAGGCCTGCTGCTCGTTTATCAGATGCAAAAATCATGTTTTGCAGCTGATTCAGTGACATTGACTGCAGTTCTCTCTGCCGCGTCCAATACAGGAGACCTTCAGATTGGTAAACAAGCCCACGGTTATCTCGTAAGGCGTGGCATTGAGGATGAGGGCTTGGAGAGCTATCTGATTGACATGTATGCCAAGTCCGGTCGCATAGAAATAGCTCAGAGAGTATTTGACGACTATGGTAATGTCAAAAGAGATGAAGTCACCTGGAATGCCATGATAGCAGGGTACACACAGAGTGGGCAGCCTGAACAAGCAATCTTGACATTCCGGGCAATGCTTCAGGCAAGTCTTGAACCTACTTCAGTGACACTTGCCTCGGTGCTCCCTGCATGTGATCCTCTAGGAGGAGGTTTATGTGCGGGGAAGCAGATCCATTGTTTTGCTTTGCGCCGTTGTTTGGACACCAATGTCTTTGTAGGTACAGCTCTTGTTGACATGTACTCCAAGTGTGGCGAGATTTCTACTGCAGAACATGTCTTTGCTGTTATGATTGAAAAGAGCACCGTCTCCTATACAACAATGATTTCTGGTCTTGGACAGCATGGTTTTGGCGAAAGAGCATTGTCACTTTTCTACTACATGCAAGAGAAGGGGCTAAAACCTGATGGTGTGACCTTCTTGGCAGCAATTTCAGCATGTAATTACTCTGGGCTGGTCGATGAAGGGCTTGCTTTGTACAGGTCAATGGAAACTTTTGGGGTTGCAGTTACTCCTCAGCACCGTTGCTGCATTGTGGACATGTTAGCTAAAGCCGGCAGAGTGGAGGAAGCTTATGAATTTGTGCAGGAGCTGGGGGAGGAGGGTAACTTCATTTCTATCTGGGGATCACTGCTCGTGTCCTGCAAAGCACAGGACAAGCAGGAATTGGTGAATTTAGCGACAGAGAGATTGCTCTGCATTGAGAAGAAGTATGGCCATGCTGGTTACAACGTTTTGTTGTCACATATTTTTGCTGCTGAGGGCAACTGGAGTAGTGCTGATAGCCTGAGGAAGGAGATGAGGTTGAGAGGGTTGCGGAAGATGGCAGGTTCTAGTTGGATTAAAGTCCAGGATGCAGCATTACAAAGCTCCCCTAAAAATGACCATGAATACTCATTGCTGCATGGGGGTTGA
- the LOC8072284 gene encoding uncharacterized protein LOC8072284: MEESGGSSGRREDAAPPWKPSEATAFARFAAAAASPEASPSASANGAAARVSSLHGVKRKSFVARLTAGIIQTYLQCDPEFKYSEVLNPKRFLTNPSTPAHNDGLDNANWDLILYVNLELVNKMSNRRFIVKEMLGQGTFGQVVKCWDTETNDYVAVKVIKNQPAFYHQAIMEVSLLRTLNQKFDPDDQHNIVRMLDYLSFQNHLCIAFEMLGQNLYELLKRNHLRGLKLKYVQAFSKQILDAMVVMREAGIIHCDLKPENILLAPSVATAAAVKVIDFGSACLEGKTVYSYIQSRYYRSPEVLLGYPYTTAIDMWSFGCIVAELFLGLPLFPGASEYDVLQRMMTILGGQPPDELLREAKNTIRFFKHVGIYPGNEAPSGLSSAYRILSEEEVEVRDSKRPKMGKWYFPHLKLDKLICTYPWNNSELSETEKTDRLGLVDFLKGLLEFDPNKRWSPLQALYHPFITGESFTGPYEPVPETARIPVARAAAIDHNPGGGHWLHSGLSPQVGSVNRYLPLNNAYPPKVPFSYGSSYGSYGSHGSYTGNPGFGNSYGSTGDVNTMNMYYSPLGFSGLAQIGSSPDVRLRMRLPHDRGIRLSPGSLGPMSLGASPSHFTPPNYQMQIPANSTGKHGSGSPASGGIHGSPLGRAAAVGPYNMRRNLPMPPHDYVSQHGQGRFGDGVSFSHSDAYARGHTGHSHTAAGPSSCHSSWRPQIGPRSGISLEESFSHVPSQAPSQSLDFSASSELDPANWDPNYSDESLLQEDNSLSADLSSNLHFGDAGGQGSGSIRSANFQGHVFAASNPVPTNQRADQLFDVSSEGASAHSSVPINYGGYNPPNYPQQNLRPHHGQPILHQRYNQATSSPMRPMGSHHSGQPAWSSSFGMGDGVPWGGTGGHSYTTSGLPSSLPRKDYGSIFYSDHHATFAVAAASTCDGSDATSSAELLDDLDGAVGEPSLGFFLPGFLGGLGTSGHIADAESSRLPVFSEAAPTLCWRPRSVRHTETATERVPAAHTWQEHDTGSQARPHGILPNHVKGNEVCNLGTKLRDAFAAALSQLCVRDTRTIHGGNKQAIEEETSESPWPQSSGFRRERNARSPKIPEMALRPLTIPFTLYAIGDADKETNLIRYVCTCMMAQLKDSWDTSEVEPLVVLYLVFKHVFLVESLNRDKDVIQVAWLPFMWNNLEQSGDALIDNLPSPDHLLRNRDHPLDWVGTPRPRHEARAHETSSTGRRISPRTQQGPARFASPLSAAAGIAPQKPRRATALRTGVQFVPRFLWFSGSPPRRKFVEMATKSGYTRPLPLAGDTAPPPPSAVLYVANCGPAVGVTDADVRSAFGAFGEVAGVQAADESGARIIVRFHEPAAAEAAMAALHGRPCDLLAGRVLHIRYSVPVKPKARPGGSVPVALAASELGIPGIYMVQEFVTAAEEQELLSAVDSKTWKRLAKRRVQHYGYEFLYETRNVDSKQFLGELPTFVSTVLEKIASFPGVKDCTTSLVDQLTVNEYPCGVGLSPHIDTHSAFEEMIFSLSLAGPCIMEFRKYTKGSWRAPSVVNGVDEDSSQEPGCIRKAIFLPPRSMLLMSGEGRYAWHHYIPHHKIDAVGGQVIKRNSRRVSFTFRKVRMGPCDCEYKQFCDSHSKRC; this comes from the exons TTTGTTGCAAGATTGACAGCAGGCATCATTCAGACATATCTACAATGTGATCCTGAGTTTAAGTACTCAGAGGTTCTAAATCCAAAACGCTTCCTCACCAATCCCTCTACCCCAGCCCACAATGATGGGCTTGACAATGCAAATTGGGACCTCATATTGTATGTCAACTTGGAGTTGGTTAATAAGATGTCAAACAGAAG GTTTATTGTCAAGGAAATGCTTGGGCAGGGAACTTTTGGTCAAGTAGTTAAGTGCTGGGACACAGAAACTAATGACTATGTTGCTGTGAAGGTGATAAAAAATCAGCCTGCATTTTACCATCAAGCTATCATGGAGGTTTCGTTATTAAGAACG TTAAATCAGAAATTTGATCCTGATGATCAGCATAACATTGTCCGTATGCTTGATTATCTGTCGTTTCAAAATCATTTGTGCATAGCTTTTGAGATGCTGGGTCAAAACCT GTATGAACTGCTCAAAAGGAATCACTTAAGaggtctgaaactgaaatacgtTCAAGCCTTCTCAAAACAG ATATTGGATGCCATGGTTGTGATGAGAGAAGCTGGAATAATTCATTGTGATCTCAAGCCAGAAAATATCCTGTTAGCTCCCAG TGTCGCAACAGCTGCAGCAGTGAAAGTTATTGATTTTGGATCAGCATGCCTGGAGGGTAAAACAGTTTACTCGTACATCcag AGCCGCTATTACAGGTCTCCGGAGGTTCTCCTCGGCTATCC ATATACTACTGCGATCGACATGTGGTCGTTCGGCTGCATAGTTGCTGAACTGTTTCTAGGCTTGCCATTGTTTCCTGGAGCGTCAGAATATGATGTGCTTCAGCGAATGATGACAATTCTCGG GGGCCAACCACCAGATGAACTGCTAAGGGAAGCTAAAAACACTATAAGATTTTTTAAACATGTTGGAATATATCCTGGCAATGAGGCACCTAGTGGTCTATCTAGTGCATACAGAATTTTAAGTGAAGAAGAGGTTGAAGTG AGAGATTCCAAGAGGCCAAAGATGGGAAAGTGGTACTTCCCACACCTGAAGCTTGACAAACTCATATGTACCTATCCTTGGAACAATTCTGAACTGTCAG AGACAGAAAAAACAGATCGTTTGGGATTAGTTGATTTCTTGAAGGGACTCCTTGAATTTGATCCAAATAAGCGATGGTCACCATTGCAG GCTCTATATCATCCATTCATAACAGGCGAATCGTTCACTGGTCCATATGAGCCTGTACCCGAGACTGCAAGAATT CCTGTTGCTCGTGCTGCAGCAATTGATCACAATCCTGGAGGGGGCCACTGGCTACATTCAGGTCTTTCCCCGCAG GTTGGAAGTGTGAACAGATACCTTCCTCTGAATAATGCCTACCCTCCAAAGGTTCCTTTTTCATATGGGAGTAGTTATGGAAGCTATGGTAGCCATGGTAGCTATACCGGTAATCCTGGTTTTGGTAACAGCTACGGAAGCACCGGTGATGTTAATACTATGAATATGTATTACTCACCCTTAGGTTTTTCTGGATTAGCGCAAATTGGCTCTAGTCCAGATGTTAGATTAAGGATGCGTCTCCCACATGATAGAGGAATTCGATTGAGCCCTGGTAGTCTTGGGCCTATGTCTCTTGGAGCCAGTCCATCGCACTTTACGCCACCAAACTACCAGATGCAAATCCCAGCTAATTCTACTGGGAAACATGGTTCCGGTTCTCCTGCAAGTGGAGGCATTCATGGTTCTCCATTAGGAAGAGCTGCAGCAGTGGGCCCATATAACATGAGGAGGAATTTGCCAATGCCGCCACATGATTATGTATCTCAGCATGGACAAGGGCGTTTTGGAGATGGTGTCAGTTTCAGTCATTCTGATGCCTATGCTCGAGGACATACAGGCCACTCTCATACTGCAGCAGGACCTAGTTCTTGTCATTCTAGTTGGAGACCACAAATAGGTCCAAGGAGTGGTATTTCCTTAGAGGAGTCGTTTAGTCATGTGCCTTCACAGGCTCCGTCACAATCACTTGActtttcagcttcatcagaaCTTGATCCTGCTAATTGGGACCCTAATTACAG TGATGAGTCACTATTGCAAGAAGACAATTCCCTGTCAGCTGATCTAAGTAGCAATCTCCACTTTGGAGATGCAGGTGGCCAAGGGAGCGGATCTATCAGATCAGCAAATTTCCAAGGCCATGTATTTGCTGCATCTAACCCTGTACCAACAAACCAAAG AGCAGATCAATTATTTGATGTGTCCTCGGAAGGAGCGAGTGCCCATTCTAGTGTTCCCATCAACTACGGTGGTTACAACCCTCCAAACTATCCTCAGCAAAATCTCCGTCCCCATCATGGACAGCCAATTCTTCATCAGCGATATAACCAGGCAACTTCCAGTCCAATGCGGCCAATGGGAAGCCATCACAGTGGGCAGCCTGCATGGTCTAGTAGTTTTGGCATGGGTGACGGGGTGCCTTGGG GAGGAACAGGAGGGCACTCATATACGACAAGTGGGCTACCTTCATCTCTTCCAAGAAAGGATTATGGGAGCATCTTTTA TTCTGATCACCACGCGACAtttgcagttgcagcagcatcGACATGTGACGGTAGCGATGCCACCTCGTCCGCGGAGCTGCTGGATGATCTCGACGGCGCCGTCGGCGAGCCGTCCTTGGGCTTCTTCCTCCCCGGCTTCCTCGGCGGCCTTGGGACGTCGGGGCACATCGCCGACGCCGAGTCGTCTCGCCTGCCGGTGTTCTCTGAGGCCGCGCCGACACTCTGCTGGCGGCCGAGATCAGTCAGACATACAGAAACCGCCACAGAACGGGTGCCAGCGGCGCACACTTGGCAAGAACACGACACAGGCAGTCAGGCACGGCCGCACGGGATCCTTCCTAATCACGTGAAGGGAAACGAAGTGTGTAATCTTGGAACTAAG CTCAGAGATGCATTTGCCGCCGCGCTGTCCCAGCTGTGTGTCAGAGATACAAGGACGATCCATGGAGGAAACAAACAGGCGATCGAGGAAGAAACATCGGAATCACCGTGGCCACAAAGTTCAGGATTCAGACGGGAAAGAAATGCCCGCTCACCGAAGATCCCGGAGATGGCCTTGAGGCCCTTGACGATCCCTTTCACCTTGTACGCCATTGGAGATGCTGACAAGGAGACG AATCTCATCAGGTATGTCTGCACCTGCATGATGGCACAGCTCAAGGACAGCTGGGACACGAGTGAAGTCGAACCGCTGGTCGTGCTTTATCTCGTCTTCAAACATGTTTTTCTGGTGGAAAGCCTGAACAGGGACAAGGATGTCATTCAAGTTGCCTGGTTGCCATTCATGTG GAACAACCTTGAGCAGTCTGGAGACGCCCTCATTGACAATCTCCCTAGCCCTGACCACCTCCTCCGCAACCGGGATCATCCGCTTGATTGG GTCGGTACGCCTCGACCACGCCACGAAGCACGAGCCCACGAAACAAGCAGCACGGGCCGCAGGATTTCTCCTCGAACGCAGCAGGGGCCAGCTCGCTTCGCTTCACCCCTCTCGGCGGCGGCCGGGATCGCGCCGCAGAAGCCCCGACGGGCGACGGCGCTACGGACCGGAGTGCAGTTCGTCCCGCGTTTTCTCTGGTTCAGTGGTTCGCCTCCGCGCCGCAAGTTCGTAGAGATGGCGACGAAGTCTGGATACACACGCCCGCTCCCGCTCGCTGGGGACACCGCTCCTCCGCCTCCCAGCGCCGTCCTCTATGTGGCCAACTGCGGGCCCGCGGTGGGAGTGACCGACGCCGACGTCCGCTCGGCGTTCGGCGCCTTCGGGGAGGTAGCAGGGGTCCAGGCCGCCGACGAGAGCGGCGCCCGCATCATCGTCCGGTTCCACGAGCCCGCCGCCGCGGAGGCCGCCATGGCTGCGCTCCACGGGCGCCCCTGCGACCTCCTTGCGGGTCGCGTGCTGCACATACGGTATTCGGTGCCCGTGAAGCCAAAGGCTCGCCCAGGGGGCTCTGTACCGGTGGCTCTCGCGGCATCGGAGCTCGGAATCCCGGGGATTTACATGGTTCAGGAGTTCGTGACTGCCGCTGAGGAACAG GAGTTACTTTCAGCTGTGGATAGCAAGACGTGGAAAAGACTGGCGAAGAGACGAGTTCAGCATTATGGTTATGAGTTTCTGTACGAA ACAAGGAATGTTGATTCAAAGCAGTTCTTGGGTGAATTACCTACGTTTGTTTCAACCGTCCTTGAGAAGATTGCTTCTTTTCCCGGTGTGAAGGACTGTACCACCAGCTTAGTTGATCAATTGACA GTAAATGAATATCCTTGTGGTGTAGGTTTGTCTCCACACATAGACACACACTCAGCATTTGAGGAAATGATTTTTAGCCTTTCTTTGGCTGGACCTTGCATCATGGAGTTCAGGAAATATACTAAAGGCAGTTGGCGTGCTCCAAGTGTGGTCAATGGAGTTGATGAAGATAGCAGTCAAGAGCCAGGATGCATAAGAAAAGCCATTTTCCTACCTCCTCGGTCAATGTTATTGATGTCAGGAGAAGGTCGTTATGCCTGGCATCACTACATACCACATCATAAA ATTGATGCAGTGGGTGGTCAAGTCATCAAAAGGAATTCAAGGCGGGTTTCTTTCACTTTCCGAAAG GTGAGGATGGGTCCTTGTGACTGTGAGTACAAGCAATTTTGTGATTCTCATAGCAAGAGATGTTAA
- the LOC8072283 gene encoding APO protein 4, mitochondrial, whose protein sequence is MASLGQRAGSYICSELCGTALNQRHYSTSRVDWKQLRPMILKRIKKRSKDYPIKRMIPVAEEVVRAREIVNEGVSRLLKVVPVQSCKFCPEAHIGATGHQMKTCYGFKCMIKDRPHEWQPGNLNDILVPVQAFHQKNMFEDEIKHDQRFDFTRVPAVLELCHHAGADIPDEILYKSEQISDTLKTNNQQSALILPDELRYIGQRTLDAWEYLRLGVTKLLLVYPSKVCKHCSEVHIGQSGHKARMCGVFKFEGWKGMHKWNKAGVDDLVPQKIVWHRRPHDPPVLVDGGRDYYGHAPAVIELCMQVGAIVPPKYHCMMKTHGLAPPVR, encoded by the exons ATGGCGTCTCTCGGGCAAAGAGCCGGAAGCTACATCTGCTCAGAGCTGTGTGGCACAGCTCTGAACCAGAGGCACTACTCCACTTCGAGGGTGGATTGGAAGCAGCTGCGGCCAATGATTCTGAAGAGGATTAAGAAACGGTCAAAGGACTACCCAATCAAGCGGATGATCCCGGTTGCGGAGGAGGTGGTCAGGGCTAGGGAGATTGTCAATGAGGGCGTCTCCAGACTGCTCAAGGTTGTTCCTGTTCAGTCATGCAA GTTTTGTCCTGAAGCTCACATTGGAGCCACAGGTCATCAGATGAAAACATGCTATGGTTTCAAGTGTATGATCAAGGACCGACCACATGAATGGCAACCAGGCAACTTGAATGACATCCTTGTCCCTGTTCAGGCTTTCCACCAGAAAAACATGTTTGAAGACGAGATAAAGCACGACCAGCGGTTCGACTTCACTCGTGTCCCAGCTGTCCTTGAGCTGTGCCATCATGCAGGTGCAGACATACCTGATGAGATTCTATACAAAAGTGAACAAATATCTGATACACTCAAAACCAACAATCAGCAATCTGCTCTGATCTTGCCAGATGAACTCAGATATATCGGTCAGAGAACACTGGATGCATGGGAATACCTGAGATTAGGTGTCACAAAACTCCTCTTGGTGTACCCATCCAAAGTTTGCAAGCATTGCTCTGAAGTGCATATCGGGCAATCAGGGCACAAGGCTAGAATGTGTGGAGTATTCAAGTTTGAGGGCTGGAAAGGGATGCACAAGTGGAACAAGGCTGGAGTGGATGACTTAGTTCCTCAGAAGATTGTGTGGCATCGGCGGCCTCATGACCCACCGGTCCTTGTGGACGGCGGGAGGGATTATTATGGCCATGCGCCTGCTGTCATTGAGCTCTGCATGCAAGTGGGTGCAATAGTACCCCCAAAATACCATTGCATGATGAAGACACACGGCTTAGCACCACCTGTTCGATGA